A stretch of Nonomuraea africana DNA encodes these proteins:
- the mscL gene encoding large conductance mechanosensitive channel protein MscL, translating to MSGFKKFLMQGNVIDLAVAVVIGAAFGAIVTSFVADLLTPLISAFGGLPDFSSLTLTVGEAQFKYGNFLNALVSFLIIAAVVYFLIIKPYTHFKEAREEKEEATHRECPACLSEIPKAASRCSHCCVEVAPV from the coding sequence ATGAGCGGATTCAAGAAGTTTCTCATGCAGGGAAACGTCATCGACCTGGCCGTCGCGGTCGTCATCGGCGCGGCGTTCGGCGCCATCGTCACATCCTTCGTCGCCGACCTGCTGACCCCGCTGATCTCCGCCTTCGGCGGGCTGCCCGACTTCAGCTCGCTGACCCTCACGGTGGGCGAGGCGCAGTTCAAGTACGGCAACTTCCTCAACGCGCTGGTGTCGTTCCTGATCATCGCCGCGGTGGTGTACTTCCTGATCATCAAGCCCTACACCCACTTCAAGGAGGCGCGCGAGGAGAAGGAGGAGGCCACCCACCGCGAGTGTCCCGCGTGCCTGTCGGAGATCCCCAAGGCCGCCTCGCGCTGCAGCCACTGCTGCGTCGAGGTCGCGCCGGTCTGA
- the galU gene encoding UTP--glucose-1-phosphate uridylyltransferase GalU, with amino-acid sequence MADFDPVTKAVVPAAGLGTRFLPATKATPKEMLPIVDKPAIQYVVEEAASAGLLDVLMVTGKNKRSIEDHFDRAFELEGALEAKGDEERLSQVLEPASLATLHYVRQGAPKGLGHAVLCAKQHVGDHPFACLLGDDLIDYRDHLLKRMIEVRDTYGGSVVALMEVPKEQVSLYGVATISPTSEDDVVRVTDLVEKPPVDEAPSNWAVIGRYVIDPAVFEVLENTPPGRGGEIQLTDALRTLAGRGNEAGGPVHGVLFRGRRYDTGDKLEYLRTVVRFAADREDLAPDFVPWLREFLDEIS; translated from the coding sequence ATGGCTGACTTCGACCCTGTGACGAAAGCCGTCGTGCCCGCCGCGGGTCTGGGCACCCGGTTCCTCCCGGCGACCAAGGCAACTCCCAAGGAGATGCTGCCGATCGTCGACAAGCCCGCGATCCAGTATGTCGTCGAAGAGGCCGCCTCCGCCGGGCTCCTCGACGTGCTGATGGTGACCGGCAAGAACAAGCGCTCCATCGAAGACCACTTCGACCGCGCGTTCGAGCTCGAAGGCGCCCTTGAGGCCAAGGGCGATGAGGAACGGCTCTCCCAGGTCCTCGAGCCTGCCTCGCTGGCGACCCTGCACTATGTACGGCAGGGCGCGCCCAAGGGCCTCGGGCACGCCGTGCTCTGCGCCAAGCAGCACGTCGGTGACCATCCCTTCGCCTGCCTGCTCGGCGACGACCTGATCGACTACCGCGACCACCTGCTCAAGCGCATGATCGAGGTGCGCGACACCTACGGCGGCAGCGTCGTGGCGCTGATGGAGGTGCCCAAGGAGCAGGTCTCCCTGTACGGCGTGGCCACCATCTCGCCGACCTCCGAGGACGACGTCGTGCGCGTCACCGACCTGGTGGAGAAGCCACCGGTCGACGAGGCGCCGTCCAACTGGGCGGTCATCGGCCGCTACGTGATCGACCCCGCCGTCTTCGAGGTGCTGGAGAACACCCCGCCCGGGAGGGGCGGCGAGATCCAGCTCACCGACGCCCTCCGCACGCTGGCCGGGCGCGGCAACGAGGCGGGCGGCCCCGTGCACGGCGTGTTGTTCCGCGGCCGCCGCTACGACACGGGCGACAAGCTCGAATACCTGCGCACGGTGGTGAGGTTCGCCGCCGATCGTGAGGATCTCGCCCCGGACTTTGTACCGTGGCTGCGTGAGTTCCTCGATGAAATCAGTTGA
- a CDS encoding FmdB family zinc ribbon protein has product MPTYQYVCNDCGQPLEVVQKFSDDALTICPACEGQLRKVFSAVGIVFKGSGFYRTDNRSSSSTGTSTTTPAKPAESTPAPAAAATPAPAAASS; this is encoded by the coding sequence GTGCCCACGTACCAGTACGTCTGCAACGACTGCGGTCAGCCGCTCGAGGTCGTCCAGAAGTTCTCGGACGACGCATTGACCATCTGCCCCGCCTGCGAGGGACAGCTGCGCAAGGTTTTCTCGGCTGTCGGCATCGTCTTCAAGGGCTCGGGCTTCTACCGCACCGACAACCGTTCCTCGTCCTCGACCGGCACGTCGACGACGACCCCCGCCAAGCCCGCCGAGAGCACCCCCGCCCCCGCTGCCGCCGCGACCCCCGCGCCGGCCGCCGCCTCTAGCTAG
- a CDS encoding MFS transporter: MQERQKGLGLILVSLMLGMLLAALDQTIVSTALPTIVSDLGGLEQLSWVVTGYLLASTVSTPLWGKLGDQYGRKNLFITAIVIFLIGSALCGLSQTMGQLIAFRSLQGLGGGGLMVLAQAIVGDVVPPRDRGRYQGFFGAVFAVSSIVGPLLGGFFVDNLSWHWVFYINLPIAAVALVVIVAVLPGRSTRTRHTIDYAGIVLLGSATSCLVLLATWGGTTYPWSDPMIWGLGAAALVMLVAWWVVERRAAEPVMPPRLFALRSFTMSSLVGFVVGFGMLGALTYLPLFIQVVYGVSATTSGIHLLPMMAGMLTMSIVSGQIVSRTGRYKFFPIVGTAVATLGLFMLSRLTEQSSTLMMSVDLLVLGLGLGMVMQVLVIVVQNAVGYEDLGAATSGAIFFRSIGGSFGVAVLGAVFTGRLNDDLRKVVARVRLPEGFDPAQVEADPTVIQRLPPALTAEFLHVYADAISRVFAVATPVMAVAFALSWFIPEQPLRQTVKAVDLGEGLGATSAERSSLAEVERGLVRLADNDLRKDYYARLGALAGLDGIPPAGVWIIARLGGEGWVRAQDLAERGRVTRAEGRPYVEQLIEAGLVRRSTDDESLRLTAYGDHVAETLLAHAKQGLKEIVDDWGPHPELQHLLDRLCPELLGAEADRPS, from the coding sequence ATGCAAGAGCGGCAAAAAGGCCTCGGCCTGATCCTCGTCTCGCTCATGCTCGGCATGCTCCTGGCCGCCCTCGACCAGACCATCGTCTCCACCGCGCTGCCCACCATCGTCAGCGACCTCGGCGGGCTCGAGCAGCTCTCCTGGGTCGTCACCGGCTACCTGCTGGCCTCCACCGTTTCCACCCCACTCTGGGGCAAGCTGGGTGACCAGTACGGTCGCAAGAACCTCTTCATCACCGCGATCGTCATCTTCCTCATCGGCTCCGCGCTCTGCGGCCTCAGCCAGACGATGGGCCAGCTCATCGCCTTCCGCTCCCTTCAGGGGCTCGGCGGAGGCGGCCTCATGGTCCTCGCGCAGGCCATCGTCGGCGACGTGGTCCCTCCCCGCGACCGGGGCAGGTACCAGGGCTTCTTCGGCGCCGTCTTCGCCGTCTCCAGCATCGTCGGCCCGCTCCTCGGCGGGTTCTTCGTCGACAACCTCTCCTGGCACTGGGTCTTCTACATCAACCTGCCCATCGCGGCCGTCGCGCTCGTGGTGATCGTCGCTGTGCTGCCGGGGAGGTCCACCCGTACCCGGCACACGATCGACTACGCGGGCATCGTGCTGCTCGGCAGCGCGACCTCGTGCCTCGTCCTGCTCGCGACCTGGGGCGGCACCACCTACCCGTGGTCCGACCCGATGATCTGGGGGCTCGGCGCGGCGGCCCTGGTCATGCTGGTGGCCTGGTGGGTCGTGGAGCGGAGGGCGGCCGAACCGGTCATGCCGCCGCGGCTGTTCGCGCTGCGCAGCTTCACCATGTCGTCCCTGGTCGGCTTCGTCGTCGGGTTCGGCATGCTGGGGGCGCTGACGTACCTGCCGCTGTTCATCCAGGTGGTGTACGGCGTGAGCGCCACCACGTCGGGCATCCACCTGCTGCCCATGATGGCGGGCATGCTCACCATGTCGATCGTGAGCGGCCAGATCGTCTCGCGCACGGGGCGCTACAAGTTCTTCCCGATCGTCGGCACGGCCGTGGCCACGCTCGGCCTGTTCATGCTCTCCCGCCTGACCGAGCAGAGCTCCACGCTCATGATGAGCGTCGACCTGCTCGTCCTGGGGCTCGGCCTCGGCATGGTGATGCAGGTCCTCGTCATCGTCGTGCAGAACGCCGTCGGCTACGAGGACCTCGGCGCCGCCACCTCGGGCGCCATCTTCTTCCGCTCGATCGGCGGCTCCTTCGGCGTCGCCGTCCTCGGCGCGGTCTTCACCGGCAGGCTCAACGACGACCTGCGGAAGGTCGTCGCCAGGGTGCGGCTGCCTGAGGGGTTCGACCCCGCGCAGGTGGAGGCGGACCCGACCGTCATCCAGCGGCTGCCGCCCGCGCTGACGGCGGAGTTCCTGCACGTCTACGCCGACGCGATCTCCAGGGTGTTCGCCGTGGCGACCCCGGTCATGGCAGTGGCGTTCGCGCTGTCCTGGTTCATCCCCGAGCAGCCGCTCAGGCAGACCGTGAAGGCCGTCGACCTCGGCGAGGGCTTGGGCGCGACCTCCGCCGAGCGGTCGTCGCTGGCCGAGGTCGAGCGGGGTCTGGTCCGGCTGGCCGACAACGACCTGCGCAAGGACTACTACGCCAGGCTGGGCGCGCTGGCGGGGCTCGACGGCATCCCGCCCGCGGGAGTCTGGATCATCGCCAGGCTCGGCGGCGAGGGCTGGGTCCGGGCCCAGGATCTGGCCGAGCGGGGCAGGGTCACCAGGGCCGAGGGCCGGCCGTACGTCGAGCAGCTGATCGAGGCGGGGCTGGTCAGGCGGTCGACGGACGATGAGTCGCTCAGGCTGACCGCCTACGGCGACCACGTGGCCGAGACCCTGCTCGCACACGCGAAGCAGGGACTCAAGGAAATCGTCGACGACTGGGGCCCGCACCCGGAGCTCCAGCACCTGTTGGACCGCCTCTGCCCCGAACTGCTGGGTGCCGAGGCGGACCGGCCTAGCTAG
- a CDS encoding D-alanyl-D-alanine carboxypeptidase family protein, giving the protein MSVSAKELVRAVRRAASPVDDVADAVDPGAAVDELVGTVETPAEGNGAAGAVVPDPGGLSALRKEAEKAANELAAAQKVLDKRTSDLKASNDALTRKLKDLAAAETALARMRRPIADLVELVYQQPVGDGVFSYLTGDVNEEMLRAQSDASALAQARQLQMDAIAKVYADKQRLAAEAQELRATNLLAAAQVEVEVSTLTKRSEKVVQSLTKALVKLGIKIDRVGRAAFACNPLRIDATKDYPNGLIPKNILCPIQQRGHLLRADAAIAFVSLNEAYTRQFGQPMCVTDAYRTLAEQQSVYYRRPGFAAVPGRSNHGLGMAVDLCGGVQTAGTPQFRWLEANSKKYGWFHPDWAYSNPYEPWHWEYDPEIDSLR; this is encoded by the coding sequence ATGAGCGTGTCGGCGAAGGAGCTCGTCCGAGCCGTCCGGAGGGCGGCGTCTCCTGTGGACGATGTCGCCGACGCCGTCGATCCGGGGGCGGCCGTGGACGAGCTGGTCGGTACCGTGGAGACGCCGGCCGAGGGCAACGGGGCCGCGGGGGCGGTCGTGCCGGATCCGGGTGGCCTCTCCGCGCTGCGGAAGGAGGCCGAGAAGGCGGCCAACGAGCTGGCCGCCGCGCAGAAGGTGCTCGACAAGCGGACCAGCGATCTCAAGGCCTCCAACGACGCGCTCACCAGGAAGCTCAAGGACCTGGCCGCGGCCGAGACGGCCCTCGCGCGGATGCGGCGGCCGATCGCGGATCTGGTCGAGCTGGTGTACCAGCAGCCCGTGGGCGACGGCGTCTTCTCGTATCTGACGGGCGACGTGAACGAGGAGATGCTGCGCGCCCAGAGCGACGCGAGCGCGCTGGCGCAGGCCAGGCAGCTCCAGATGGACGCCATCGCCAAGGTCTACGCCGACAAGCAGCGCCTGGCCGCCGAGGCGCAGGAGTTGAGGGCCACGAACCTGCTGGCCGCGGCCCAGGTTGAGGTCGAGGTCAGCACGCTGACCAAGCGCTCGGAGAAGGTCGTGCAGTCGCTGACCAAGGCGCTGGTGAAGCTCGGCATCAAGATCGACAGGGTGGGCCGGGCCGCCTTCGCGTGCAACCCGCTGCGGATCGACGCGACCAAGGACTACCCCAACGGCCTCATCCCGAAGAACATCCTCTGCCCGATCCAGCAGCGCGGCCATCTGCTGCGGGCCGACGCGGCCATCGCGTTCGTCTCGCTCAACGAGGCGTACACGCGGCAGTTCGGGCAGCCGATGTGCGTCACCGACGCCTACCGGACGCTGGCCGAGCAGCAGTCGGTCTACTACCGCAGGCCGGGCTTCGCGGCGGTGCCGGGGCGGAGCAACCACGGGCTCGGGATGGCCGTCGATCTGTGTGGAGGGGTGCAGACGGCGGGGACGCCGCAGTTCCGGTGGCTGGAGGCCAACTCCAAGAAGTATGGCTGGTTCCACCCCGACTGGGCCTACAGCAATCCGTACGAGCCCTGGCACTGGGAGTACGACCCGGAGATCGACTCCCTGCGCTGA
- a CDS encoding potassium/proton antiporter, whose amino-acid sequence MKLDVWLLLGAAVVIAAIASVRVAHLSGLPSLLLFLGFGLLLGESGFGIPFDDPEIAQQVGLGALALILAEGGLTTTWSHVRKSVPTAMALATLGVAVSIVVVALAVQGLLGADWRSALILGAVLASTDAAAVFSVLRRLPLPTRLSGILEAESGFNDAPTVIVVVLLSQAGRPVPSVGEFVLHAVMELTIGAAVAGLLGPIGAYALRRVALPASGLYPIAVLALTFVAYGGAVLLHGSGFLAVYLTALILGNARLPHRVATRGFAEGAAWLAQIGLFVMLGLLASPGDMPVDVVPGLIAGTVLVLLARPLSVMACAFLIKLVRLDGVNWREQAFLSWAGLRGAVPIVLATIPWARGVGEAEHLFNQVFVIVIVFTLLQGPTLPYAARLLGVAAEGEARDLDVESAPLEQLNADLLQVKVPQGSRLHGVEVFELRLPADAAVTLIVREGRTFVPTATTRLRAEDQLLVVATAACRDQVERRLRAVSRRGKLAGWYGERGME is encoded by the coding sequence ATGAAGCTCGACGTCTGGCTTCTTCTCGGGGCCGCCGTCGTCATCGCGGCCATCGCCTCGGTCAGGGTGGCGCACCTCAGCGGTCTGCCCAGCCTCCTGCTCTTCCTCGGCTTCGGACTCCTGCTCGGCGAGAGCGGATTCGGCATCCCCTTCGACGATCCGGAGATCGCCCAGCAGGTCGGCCTCGGCGCCCTGGCGCTGATCCTGGCCGAGGGCGGGCTCACCACGACATGGAGCCATGTCCGAAAATCCGTGCCGACCGCGATGGCCCTCGCCACACTCGGCGTGGCGGTCAGCATCGTCGTCGTGGCGCTGGCCGTCCAGGGTCTGCTGGGCGCCGACTGGCGCAGCGCGCTGATCCTCGGCGCGGTCCTGGCCTCCACCGACGCCGCGGCGGTCTTCTCCGTGCTGCGTCGCCTCCCGCTGCCCACCAGGCTGTCGGGGATCCTCGAGGCGGAGTCCGGCTTCAACGACGCGCCCACGGTCATCGTGGTCGTGCTGCTCAGCCAGGCGGGCAGGCCCGTGCCGAGCGTGGGCGAGTTCGTCCTCCACGCGGTGATGGAGCTGACGATCGGCGCGGCGGTGGCGGGGCTGCTGGGTCCGATCGGCGCCTACGCGCTGCGCCGCGTGGCGCTGCCGGCCTCCGGTCTCTATCCGATCGCGGTGCTGGCGCTCACCTTCGTCGCGTACGGCGGAGCCGTCCTCCTGCACGGTTCGGGGTTCCTCGCCGTCTATCTGACGGCGCTGATCCTCGGCAACGCCAGGCTGCCGCACCGCGTGGCCACCCGCGGTTTCGCCGAGGGCGCGGCGTGGCTGGCGCAGATCGGCCTGTTCGTCATGCTCGGCCTGCTGGCCAGTCCCGGCGACATGCCGGTGGACGTCGTGCCGGGTCTCATCGCGGGAACGGTCCTGGTGCTGCTGGCCAGACCGCTGTCGGTGATGGCCTGCGCCTTCCTGATCAAGCTGGTCCGCCTCGACGGCGTCAACTGGCGCGAGCAGGCCTTCCTGTCGTGGGCGGGGCTGCGCGGCGCGGTCCCGATCGTGCTGGCCACGATCCCGTGGGCGCGGGGCGTGGGCGAGGCCGAGCACCTGTTCAACCAGGTCTTCGTCATCGTGATCGTGTTCACGCTGCTGCAGGGGCCGACGCTGCCCTACGCCGCCAGACTGCTCGGCGTGGCCGCCGAGGGCGAGGCGCGCGATCTCGACGTGGAGTCGGCGCCACTCGAGCAGCTGAACGCCGACCTGCTCCAGGTCAAGGTGCCGCAGGGCTCGCGCCTGCACGGCGTGGAGGTCTTCGAGCTCAGGCTGCCCGCCGACGCGGCCGTCACGCTGATCGTCCGCGAGGGCCGCACGTTCGTGCCCACGGCCACCACCAGGCTGAGAGCCGAGGACCAGTTGCTGGTGGTCGCCACGGCCGCCTGCCGCGACCAGGTCGAACGGCGGCTGCGGGCGGTCAGCCGCCGGGGCAAGCTGGCCGGATGGTACGGCGAGCGCGGTATGGAATGA
- a CDS encoding 5-formyltetrahydrofolate cyclo-ligase, with translation MDKLNLRRKLMEQRAALPEQKRRENARRIRETLLDQPWVQMAGLVACYWSIGDEPDTHGLVFALWKHGATVMLPVLRDDNDLDWAVYDGPDTLAPGRFGIMEPVDARRGVEAIRTAALVIVPALAVDRTTGVRLGRGGGSYDRALARVGPNVPTVALLHDGELIDGIPAEPHDRRVRWALHPGGLVKTD, from the coding sequence GTGGACAAGCTGAACCTGCGCCGCAAGCTGATGGAGCAGCGTGCCGCCCTTCCCGAGCAGAAGCGGCGGGAGAACGCCCGGCGGATCCGCGAAACGCTGCTCGACCAGCCCTGGGTGCAGATGGCCGGACTGGTCGCGTGCTACTGGTCGATCGGCGACGAGCCGGACACGCACGGGCTGGTGTTCGCGCTGTGGAAGCACGGGGCGACGGTGATGCTGCCGGTGCTGCGCGACGACAACGACCTCGACTGGGCGGTCTACGACGGGCCCGACACGCTCGCGCCCGGCCGCTTCGGGATCATGGAGCCGGTCGACGCGCGCAGGGGCGTCGAAGCGATCCGCACCGCCGCGCTGGTGATCGTGCCCGCGCTGGCCGTCGACAGGACCACGGGTGTACGGCTGGGCCGCGGCGGCGGCTCCTACGACCGCGCGCTCGCCAGAGTGGGGCCGAACGTGCCGACGGTGGCGCTCCTGCACGACGGCGAGCTGATCGACGGGATCCCCGCAGAACCCCACGACCGCCGGGTCCGCTGGGCCCTGCATCCAGGCGGCCTTGTGAAAACGGACTAG
- a CDS encoding S-methyl-5'-thioadenosine phosphorylase, translating to MVTRADIGVIGGSGLYSLLDDAQEVELTTPYGPPSDVVTVGRIGARSVAFLPRHGRDHRHPPHRIPYRANLWALRSLGVRQILAPSAVGSLKAEHGPGAIVVPDQLVDRTSGRVQTYYDAAGAVHVSFADPYCAVGRSVAVSAARSGGWNVVDGGTLVVIEGPRFSTRAESQWFARNGWTIVGMTGFPEAVLARELALCYTSLSLVTDHDAGIEAGEGVTHEEVLRFFAANVTKMRTLVADAVQALPEERTCSCGSALDGIKLPFDLP from the coding sequence ATGGTCACTCGCGCAGACATCGGCGTCATCGGCGGGTCAGGGCTCTACTCCCTGCTCGACGACGCACAGGAAGTCGAGCTCACGACGCCCTACGGGCCGCCCAGCGACGTGGTCACGGTCGGGCGCATCGGCGCGCGATCCGTGGCCTTCCTCCCCAGGCACGGCCGCGACCACCGCCATCCCCCGCACCGCATCCCCTACCGCGCCAACCTGTGGGCGCTGCGGTCGCTCGGGGTGCGCCAGATCCTGGCCCCCAGCGCGGTCGGCTCGCTGAAGGCCGAGCACGGGCCGGGCGCCATCGTCGTCCCCGACCAACTCGTCGATCGCACCTCCGGCCGCGTGCAGACCTATTACGACGCGGCCGGCGCCGTCCACGTCTCCTTCGCCGACCCCTACTGCGCCGTGGGGCGCTCCGTCGCCGTCTCCGCGGCCCGCTCGGGCGGCTGGAACGTCGTCGACGGCGGCACCCTGGTCGTCATCGAGGGCCCGCGCTTCTCCACCCGCGCCGAGTCGCAGTGGTTCGCCCGCAACGGCTGGACGATCGTCGGCATGACCGGCTTCCCCGAGGCCGTGCTCGCCAGGGAGCTGGCCCTCTGCTACACCTCGCTGTCCCTGGTCACCGACCACGACGCGGGCATCGAGGCGGGCGAGGGCGTCACCCACGAAGAGGTCCTGCGGTTCTTCGCGGCCAACGTGACCAAGATGCGCACTCTGGTGGCCGACGCGGTCCAGGCCCTGCCCGAGGAGCGCACCTGCTCCTGCGGCTCGGCGCTCGACGGCATCAAGCTCCCCTTCGACCTGCCCTGA
- the cpaB gene encoding Flp pilus assembly protein CpaB, which produces MRAWIRAFGRRRRLLAAALTALALACGLTVLRPGPGPTTAVLVAAKDLKPGPLRPGDLRAVRLPSSAVPDGALHTGAVGRILASPLRRGEPVTDVRLLGPGLLATLPPGTVATPVRIADPDAARLLVPGDSVGVLAAWDGGQAAQTVAERMPVITVPPSQSEAGALVVLAASPDQARMLAAAQAGGHLSVTINSRTQ; this is translated from the coding sequence ATGCGTGCCTGGATCCGAGCCTTCGGGCGGCGCCGCCGTCTGCTCGCCGCGGCGCTGACCGCGCTGGCGCTGGCGTGCGGGCTCACCGTCCTCCGCCCGGGTCCCGGCCCGACCACCGCGGTCCTCGTCGCGGCCAAGGACCTCAAACCCGGCCCGCTACGGCCCGGCGACCTGCGAGCCGTCCGGCTCCCCTCGTCCGCGGTGCCCGACGGCGCTCTCCACACGGGCGCGGTCGGCCGGATTCTCGCCTCTCCCCTGCGCAGGGGCGAACCCGTCACCGACGTGCGGCTGCTCGGCCCCGGCCTGCTGGCCACGCTCCCTCCCGGCACGGTCGCGACGCCGGTGCGCATCGCCGACCCCGACGCCGCGCGCCTGCTGGTCCCCGGCGACTCCGTCGGCGTGCTGGCCGCATGGGACGGCGGGCAGGCCGCGCAGACGGTGGCCGAGCGGATGCCCGTCATCACCGTTCCGCCGAGCCAGAGCGAGGCGGGCGCCCTCGTCGTGCTCGCGGCCAGCCCCGACCAGGCCAGGATGCTCGCCGCGGCCCAGGCCGGTGGTCACCTGTCGGTGACGATCAACTCACGCACACAGTAA
- the glp gene encoding gephyrin-like molybdotransferase Glp, with protein MKSVDAHLADILATVRTLAPLEVELERALGTTLAEEVSSPVPLPPFDNSAMDGYAVRWADVASAPVTLPVIDDIAAGSGELRAIGQGHAVRIMTGAPLPAGADAVVPVEWTDGGTATVRIHRAVPEGNAVRRAGEDVQAGEVVLKPGSTIGAAQLGIIAGTGRRRVWVRPRPRVVVLSTGAELVEPGTPLGPGQIWDSNSFTLTAAVREAGGDGFRAGTVTDDPAAFLDQLDAQLVRADAVITSGGVSMGAYEPVKEALGPLGTVKFEKVAMQPGMPQGFGVVGDDNVPIFTLPGNPVSSYVSFQLFVRPALRKMRGLPAGPPVTRQAHLLEPLRSPEGKRSFLRGVLADDGTVTPVHGQGSHQLAALASANCLIMVPEQVTDVPSGASVQVIRI; from the coding sequence ATGAAATCAGTTGACGCGCACCTGGCCGACATCCTCGCCACGGTGCGCACGCTGGCCCCGCTCGAGGTCGAGCTCGAGCGGGCGCTCGGCACGACGCTGGCGGAGGAGGTCTCCTCCCCGGTGCCGCTGCCGCCCTTCGACAACTCCGCGATGGACGGCTACGCCGTACGGTGGGCGGACGTCGCCTCCGCGCCGGTGACGCTTCCCGTCATCGACGACATCGCGGCGGGGTCGGGCGAGCTCAGGGCGATCGGCCAGGGGCACGCCGTCCGCATCATGACGGGCGCGCCGCTGCCGGCGGGCGCCGACGCGGTCGTGCCCGTGGAGTGGACCGACGGCGGCACCGCCACCGTGCGCATCCACCGCGCCGTGCCCGAGGGCAACGCCGTACGGCGGGCGGGGGAGGACGTGCAGGCCGGAGAGGTCGTGCTCAAACCCGGCAGCACGATCGGCGCCGCCCAGCTCGGCATCATCGCGGGCACCGGACGCCGCCGCGTCTGGGTGCGCCCGCGCCCGCGCGTCGTCGTGCTCTCGACCGGCGCCGAGCTGGTCGAGCCCGGCACCCCGCTGGGCCCGGGCCAGATCTGGGACTCCAACAGCTTCACCCTCACCGCGGCCGTCCGCGAGGCCGGTGGCGACGGCTTCCGCGCGGGCACGGTGACCGACGACCCCGCGGCCTTCCTCGACCAGCTCGACGCCCAGCTCGTGCGCGCCGACGCGGTCATCACCAGCGGCGGGGTCTCCATGGGCGCCTACGAGCCGGTGAAGGAGGCGCTCGGCCCGCTCGGCACCGTCAAGTTCGAGAAGGTCGCCATGCAGCCCGGCATGCCGCAGGGCTTCGGCGTCGTCGGCGACGACAACGTCCCGATCTTCACCCTGCCCGGCAACCCGGTGTCGTCCTACGTCTCCTTCCAGCTGTTCGTACGGCCGGCGCTGCGCAAGATGCGCGGCCTGCCCGCGGGACCGCCCGTCACCCGGCAGGCCCACCTCCTCGAGCCGCTGCGCTCGCCCGAGGGGAAGCGCTCGTTCCTGCGCGGCGTGCTGGCCGACGACGGCACGGTGACGCCGGTGCACGGGCAGGGCTCGCACCAGCTGGCCGCGCTCGCCTCGGCGAACTGCCTCATCATGGTGCCCGAGCAGGTGACCGACGTGCCCTCAGGGGCTTCTGTACAGGTGATTCGGATATGA